A genomic stretch from Insulibacter thermoxylanivorax includes:
- a CDS encoding AraC family transcriptional regulator: MNKPHQEHLGVQVYAAGYAYHQKPYYGKNEPRSSFLLRIQTEGLSRTWIDGEFKLVEAGDVLIVPPDAFYELKIDEEDHRGERKIESGDYFIFFDGDWAADWWQQRTRPFKLKVPLEEGFLQLCRLTVVEHRRDSAESKKMTDYLMRVILMTIDRIITEHRPQKGNAFLAYRIKNYVEENAANNFQLQDIADYFNISVSRAVHLYKEMFGKSIMQHALDVRLELARERIIYTSMPLELIAEMSGFSSYTYFYRTFKRKFGLAPKEYRMQNRLL; the protein is encoded by the coding sequence ATGAACAAGCCGCATCAGGAACATCTCGGAGTCCAGGTATATGCCGCTGGATATGCCTATCATCAGAAGCCCTATTACGGCAAAAATGAACCCCGGTCAAGCTTCCTCCTCCGCATCCAGACCGAGGGACTGAGCCGCACATGGATCGACGGTGAATTCAAGCTCGTCGAAGCCGGGGATGTGCTGATCGTGCCCCCGGATGCCTTCTATGAGTTAAAGATCGATGAGGAAGATCATCGGGGCGAACGCAAGATCGAGAGCGGGGATTATTTTATCTTCTTCGACGGTGATTGGGCAGCGGATTGGTGGCAGCAGCGAACGCGCCCCTTCAAGCTGAAGGTGCCCCTGGAGGAAGGATTCCTGCAGCTCTGCCGCTTAACCGTCGTTGAGCATCGGCGCGATTCCGCAGAATCTAAGAAGATGACGGATTACTTGATGCGGGTCATCCTGATGACCATCGACCGCATCATCACCGAACACCGCCCGCAGAAAGGGAACGCCTTCCTCGCCTACCGGATCAAAAACTACGTCGAAGAAAATGCCGCGAACAACTTCCAGCTGCAAGACATCGCGGATTACTTCAACATCAGCGTATCCCGCGCCGTTCATCTCTATAAGGAGATGTTCGGGAAGAGCATCATGCAGCATGCTCTCGACGTGCGGCTGGAACTCGCCCGCGAGCGGATCATCTACACGAGCATGCCTCTTGAGCTCATAGCCGAGATGTCGGGCTTCTCCAGCTATACGTATTTTTATCGTACATTTAAGCGAAAGTTCGGGTTGGCACCGAAGGAATACCGCATGCAGAACCGGCTGTTGTAG
- a CDS encoding ABC transporter ATP-binding protein: MFGIVHKLGWFFRQEWKRYTIAVICLLLTGVCEIIPPMLIGRSIDEIAMGTITWQSLTETLLLIAAIAIFAYIVNYVGIVRLFAGSHLVERMLRSRFLRQLLRMTPSFYERNRTGDLMARATNDLHAVSMTAGFGVLTFIDSTLWMGTVLITMCTFISWKLTLASILPLPVLAILVNIYGNWIHRRFTAAQDAFGRMNDDVLETVSGIRVIRAFVQEKSAMQRFAKITQDVLDKNLSVVRIEALFDPTVKILVGASYLIGLCYGAYLVYHSEMTIGTLVTFNVYLGFLIWPMFAIGEMINIMQRGNASMDRVNETLAAKEDVQDAVDPVEVEVPERIEFRSVTFRYPSSKADNLVDISFTIERGQTIGIVGRTGSGKSTLLKQLLREYPLGEGSITISGVPIEQIPFDQLKRWFGYVPQQQFLFSKPLRDNILFANRGASEEQLEQALELSALKKDMKFLPQGLDTLVGEKGVALSGGQKQRASIARALVAEPEILILDDALSAVDARTEAEIIANIRRVRRGKTTLIATHRMSAVAHADLILVLDEGRIVERGTHDELMALGGWYKIQYERQQLEGTMIEADQDVIEVGHKRIPVGQDMIQTGPNRSDSGSSMNEAGKNSMQVSPDRPQSDRNITRSDHESR; this comes from the coding sequence ATGTTTGGGATCGTACACAAATTGGGTTGGTTCTTCCGCCAGGAGTGGAAGCGATATACCATAGCAGTGATCTGTCTGTTGCTTACCGGGGTCTGTGAGATCATCCCGCCGATGCTGATCGGTCGATCGATCGATGAGATTGCGATGGGCACGATTACTTGGCAAAGTCTCACGGAGACCCTGCTGCTAATCGCAGCGATTGCCATCTTCGCATATATCGTGAACTACGTCGGAATCGTCCGCTTGTTCGCCGGCTCCCATCTGGTAGAGAGAATGCTGCGTTCCAGATTCTTGCGCCAGTTGCTGCGGATGACGCCGTCCTTCTATGAGCGGAACCGTACCGGCGATCTCATGGCGCGGGCGACCAACGACCTCCATGCGGTTTCGATGACCGCCGGCTTCGGTGTGCTGACGTTCATCGATTCGACGCTGTGGATGGGAACGGTCCTCATCACGATGTGCACTTTCATCTCATGGAAGCTGACGCTGGCCTCGATCCTGCCGCTGCCGGTGCTGGCGATCCTCGTGAATATCTACGGCAATTGGATCCACCGTCGGTTCACTGCGGCGCAGGATGCCTTCGGCCGGATGAATGATGATGTGCTGGAGACCGTTTCCGGCATTCGCGTGATCCGTGCCTTCGTGCAGGAGAAATCGGCGATGCAGCGCTTTGCGAAGATCACGCAGGATGTCCTGGACAAGAATCTTTCCGTCGTGCGCATCGAGGCGCTTTTCGATCCGACGGTGAAGATCCTCGTCGGGGCGAGTTACTTGATCGGGCTGTGTTACGGAGCCTATCTCGTCTACCACAGCGAAATGACGATCGGAACTCTTGTGACGTTCAACGTCTACCTCGGCTTCTTGATCTGGCCGATGTTCGCCATCGGCGAGATGATCAACATCATGCAGCGCGGCAACGCCAGCATGGATCGGGTAAACGAGACGCTGGCGGCCAAGGAAGACGTTCAAGATGCTGTAGACCCGGTGGAGGTGGAGGTGCCGGAGCGCATCGAGTTCCGTTCGGTGACCTTCCGCTATCCGTCATCCAAGGCGGATAATCTCGTCGATATCTCCTTTACGATCGAACGGGGGCAGACCATCGGCATCGTCGGCCGCACAGGCAGCGGCAAATCGACACTGCTCAAGCAGCTGCTCAGGGAGTATCCGCTCGGCGAAGGATCGATCACGATCTCGGGCGTGCCGATCGAGCAGATTCCGTTCGATCAGCTGAAGAGATGGTTCGGGTATGTGCCGCAGCAGCAATTCCTCTTCTCGAAGCCGCTGCGCGATAACATCCTGTTCGCCAATCGCGGAGCAAGTGAGGAGCAGCTGGAGCAGGCCCTGGAACTGTCCGCCCTTAAGAAGGACATGAAATTTCTGCCGCAAGGTTTGGATACGCTGGTCGGGGAGAAGGGGGTCGCGCTCTCCGGCGGTCAGAAGCAGCGCGCGTCGATCGCACGGGCTCTGGTTGCTGAACCGGAGATCCTCATCCTTGATGACGCCCTTTCGGCCGTCGATGCCCGTACGGAGGCGGAGATCATCGCGAATATTCGCCGCGTCCGCCGGGGCAAGACGACTCTGATCGCGACGCACCGCATGTCGGCGGTGGCCCATGCGGATCTGATCCTCGTACTCGATGAGGGACGCATCGTCGAACGGGGAACCCATGATGAACTGATGGCCCTTGGCGGCTGGTATAAGATACAGTATGAACGCCAGCAGCTGGAAGGGACGATGATCGAAGCGGATCAGGATGTAATCGAAGTTGGTCACAAGAGAATTCCGGTTGGTCAGGATATGATTCAAACTGGTCCGAACAGGTCCGATTCCGGTTCATCGATGAACGAAGCTGGCAAGAACAGCATGCAAGTTAGCCCGGATCGTCCCCAATCTGACCGGAATATAACCCGGTCTGATCATGAAAGCAGGTGA
- a CDS encoding ABC transporter ATP-binding protein — MSIDIDIFDLDLNRKTRKELRTGRRLIQYAMRYKIHLISALIMLLIAVGTDIAGPLVAKRIIDEHIAGIERPWYETASRDSYAVSFEGKHYKRADRFAEGEERGSEARILQIGQRFYWIPQSIEADGQRSVTETGQIRITAEDGSVHEYAGKPLQVNEVLPFFMSELSGVLQLSAFYFGLILISALFSYGQRFYLQYSANRIIRDMRTQVFAHIHRLPVRFFDNLPAGKVVSRVTNDTEAIRELYVTVLANFFSGAVYMIGILGMLFLLDVRLALICLFIIPVLAVWIYFYRKLAKRYNRIIRSEVSEMNGRINEAIQGMPLIQAFRKEQEIFEEFEEHNMRHFTYRNKMLNLNSLTGWNLIGVVRNIAFVAMIWYFGGVTLTGAAGFVTVGVLYAFVDYLNRLFQPVVNIINQLPNLETALVSAERVFVLMDQEGEDVSEQRIERYRGDVVFRDVWFAYQDDEYVLKGINFEAKQGQTVALVGHTGSGKSSVLNLLFRFYDPQKGSITIDGIDIRKLPRQAMREHMGIVLQDPFLFTGTILSNVSLDDPSITREQVEKALKDVGAERMLRRLPRGLDEPVHENGGTLSSGERQLISFARALVFNPAILILDEATSNIDTETEAIIQEALEVVKKGRTTFIIAHRLSTIKNADLILVMDRGEIVERGDHDTLMKLRGRYYQMYQMQLGESRAAASATTAG, encoded by the coding sequence ATGAGCATAGATATAGATATATTCGATCTGGATCTCAACCGAAAAACGCGCAAAGAGCTGCGCACCGGCAGACGACTCATCCAATATGCGATGCGCTATAAGATCCATCTAATCAGTGCGCTCATCATGCTGCTGATCGCCGTGGGGACGGACATCGCCGGTCCTCTGGTGGCGAAGCGGATCATCGATGAGCATATCGCCGGCATCGAACGGCCTTGGTATGAGACGGCGAGCAGGGACAGCTATGCCGTCTCCTTCGAAGGCAAACATTATAAGCGAGCAGACCGCTTTGCAGAAGGGGAAGAGCGGGGGAGCGAGGCAAGGATCCTGCAGATCGGCCAGCGCTTCTACTGGATCCCGCAGAGCATCGAAGCCGATGGACAACGCAGTGTAACGGAGACAGGGCAGATCCGCATCACCGCTGAGGATGGAAGTGTGCATGAATATGCGGGTAAACCCTTGCAGGTCAATGAGGTGCTGCCGTTCTTCATGAGCGAGCTTAGCGGCGTGCTGCAGCTCAGTGCTTTTTACTTCGGATTGATCTTGATCTCGGCGCTGTTCAGCTACGGGCAGCGGTTCTATCTTCAGTACTCGGCGAACCGCATCATCCGCGATATGCGCACGCAGGTGTTCGCCCATATTCACCGTCTGCCGGTTCGCTTCTTCGATAACCTGCCGGCGGGGAAGGTCGTCTCGAGGGTAACCAACGACACCGAGGCGATCCGCGAGCTGTATGTCACTGTGCTGGCGAATTTCTTCTCCGGTGCCGTGTATATGATTGGAATCCTCGGCATGCTGTTCCTCCTGGATGTGCGGCTGGCGCTGATCTGTTTGTTCATCATTCCGGTGCTGGCAGTGTGGATCTATTTCTACCGTAAACTGGCTAAGCGTTATAACCGGATCATCCGCAGTGAAGTGAGCGAGATGAACGGCAGGATCAACGAGGCGATCCAAGGGATGCCGCTGATCCAAGCGTTCCGCAAGGAACAGGAGATCTTCGAGGAGTTCGAGGAACACAACATGCGGCACTTTACGTACCGCAATAAGATGCTGAATCTTAATTCCTTAACGGGATGGAATCTGATCGGCGTGGTGCGTAATATCGCTTTCGTAGCGATGATCTGGTATTTCGGCGGGGTTACGCTGACGGGGGCTGCCGGCTTTGTTACCGTCGGGGTGCTCTATGCTTTCGTCGATTATCTGAATCGATTGTTCCAACCCGTGGTGAACATCATCAATCAGCTGCCGAACTTAGAGACGGCCCTCGTCTCGGCGGAGCGGGTGTTTGTCTTGATGGATCAAGAGGGCGAGGACGTATCCGAGCAGCGCATCGAGCGCTATCGGGGCGACGTGGTCTTCCGCGATGTTTGGTTCGCTTATCAAGATGATGAATATGTGCTCAAGGGCATCAACTTTGAGGCGAAACAAGGGCAGACGGTGGCGCTTGTCGGTCATACCGGCTCCGGCAAGAGCTCGGTGCTCAACCTCCTCTTCCGTTTCTACGATCCGCAGAAGGGCAGCATCACCATCGACGGCATCGATATTCGCAAACTGCCAAGACAGGCGATGCGCGAGCATATGGGCATCGTGCTGCAGGATCCCTTCCTGTTCACCGGCACGATCTTATCGAACGTGTCCCTCGATGATCCGTCGATCACGCGGGAGCAGGTGGAGAAGGCCCTTAAGGATGTCGGTGCGGAACGGATGCTGAGGCGCCTGCCGCGTGGACTGGACGAACCGGTGCACGAGAACGGCGGGACGCTGTCCTCCGGGGAGCGGCAGCTCATCTCCTTCGCCCGCGCTCTGGTGTTCAATCCAGCGATCCTCATCCTCGATGAGGCGACATCGAACATCGATACCGAGACGGAGGCGATCATCCAGGAGGCGTTGGAGGTCGTGAAGAAAGGACGTACGACCTTCATCATCGCGCACCGTTTATCGACGATCAAGAACGCCGATCTCATCCTCGTCATGGACCGCGGCGAAATCGTCGAGCGCGGCGATCACGACACCCTGATGAAGCTGCGCGGCCGCTATTATCAGATGTATCAGATGCAGCTGGGCGAAAGCCGCGCTGCGGCGTCGGCCACAACTGCGGGATAA
- a CDS encoding Gfo/Idh/MocA family oxidoreductase, whose translation MAQRKRYALIGTGGRAEFFWGALVRDFRETSELVAFCDINSIRMDYSNKLLQEKYNHPPVPAYTADRFDDMIRETRPDYIIVTTMDRTHHTYIIRAMELGCDVISEKPMTIDEERCQEILDAVKRTGRNLRVTFNYRYAPHNTKIRELIRDGVIGEVYSVHFEWLLNTQHGADYFRRWHRDKRNSGGLLVHKSTHHFDLVNFWLDTQPKRVFALGDLRFYGRENAERRGVTKFYQRAHGSEIAKNDPFAIQLAENPHLKAMYLDAESEDGYQRDQSVFGDGISIEDTMGVLVQYKNKAIMTYSLNAYLPWEGFNIAINGSKGRIEAKVVEQSYINSGGDKALEGAVVGKTINVFPMFGEPYNVPIEEAEGGHGGGDPIMLNDLFGVPQDDPLNRAASHIDGAMSILTGIAGNISIRTGMPVDIDGLVKF comes from the coding sequence ATGGCACAACGCAAAAGATATGCACTGATCGGTACAGGCGGCCGGGCGGAGTTTTTCTGGGGAGCCCTTGTCAGAGATTTCCGTGAGACCTCTGAACTCGTCGCTTTCTGCGACATCAACTCGATTCGCATGGACTACTCCAACAAACTGCTGCAAGAGAAATACAATCATCCGCCGGTACCTGCCTATACAGCCGATCGTTTCGATGATATGATTCGTGAGACCAGACCGGATTATATCATCGTGACGACGATGGACCGCACACACCATACCTATATTATCCGTGCGATGGAGCTCGGATGCGACGTCATCTCGGAGAAACCGATGACCATCGACGAAGAAAGATGCCAGGAAATCCTCGATGCCGTGAAGCGGACAGGCCGCAATCTGCGTGTAACCTTCAACTACCGCTATGCACCGCATAATACCAAGATTCGCGAACTGATTCGCGACGGTGTGATCGGCGAAGTATACTCCGTTCATTTCGAATGGCTGCTGAACACGCAGCATGGTGCGGACTACTTCCGCAGATGGCACCGCGATAAGCGGAACAGCGGCGGTCTTCTGGTACACAAGTCGACGCACCACTTCGACCTCGTTAACTTCTGGCTGGATACACAGCCGAAGCGCGTATTCGCCCTGGGCGATCTTCGCTTCTACGGACGCGAAAATGCGGAGCGCAGAGGCGTGACGAAGTTCTATCAACGCGCGCATGGCAGCGAGATTGCGAAGAACGATCCGTTCGCGATCCAGCTGGCAGAGAACCCTCACCTGAAGGCCATGTATCTGGACGCAGAGTCCGAAGACGGTTACCAGCGTGACCAAAGCGTATTCGGCGACGGCATCAGCATCGAAGATACGATGGGCGTGCTGGTACAGTACAAGAACAAGGCGATCATGACCTATTCCTTAAACGCTTACCTGCCTTGGGAGGGCTTCAACATCGCGATCAACGGCAGCAAAGGCCGTATCGAAGCGAAGGTTGTCGAGCAATCCTACATCAACTCCGGCGGCGACAAAGCGCTGGAAGGTGCTGTAGTCGGCAAGACGATCAACGTCTTCCCGATGTTCGGTGAGCCGTACAACGTACCGATCGAAGAGGCCGAAGGCGGCCACGGCGGCGGTGACCCGATCATGCTGAACGACCTGTTCGGCGTACCGCAGGACGACCCGCTGAACCGTGCAGCCAGCCACATCGATGGCGCAATGTCCATCCTCACCGGAATCGCCGGCAACATCTCCATCCGCACCGGCATGCCGGTTGATATCGATGGTCTGGTGAAGTTTTAA
- a CDS encoding AraC family transcriptional regulator encodes MAHKKIIHIERSRHDQRMDMMYSHFHDRYEIYYLLSGERFYFIDNQMYLVQAGDLVFIDQYALHQTRDTGISHHERILIEFAPEFLKPLQIETSDLLSELFIRGGQIIRLAAKERKEIESILFELVRESAKQQAFGELNIKMLLVHLLIRAARSNPKSLEQRDVFHPTLREIIGWISMNFRDPSLSLEQISEKFSISKYYLCRLFKQNTGYTFTSYVNLLRIREAQRLLRETDDKIMTICERSGFENVHHFCRVFKQISHVSPMQYRKEYQETLKEHPEHSSILK; translated from the coding sequence ATGGCCCATAAGAAGATCATCCACATCGAACGGTCGCGCCATGATCAGCGGATGGATATGATGTACAGTCACTTTCATGACCGGTATGAAATCTATTACCTGCTGTCTGGAGAGCGGTTTTATTTTATAGATAATCAGATGTATCTGGTGCAAGCCGGCGATCTTGTCTTCATCGACCAATATGCGCTGCATCAGACGAGGGATACGGGAATCTCGCATCATGAACGGATCTTGATCGAATTTGCTCCAGAGTTCTTGAAGCCGCTGCAGATAGAAACATCGGATCTCTTGTCCGAACTTTTCATCAGAGGCGGGCAGATCATTCGGCTGGCAGCGAAAGAGCGCAAGGAGATCGAATCCATCCTCTTCGAGCTGGTGCGGGAAAGTGCTAAGCAGCAAGCCTTCGGTGAACTGAACATCAAAATGCTGCTCGTCCATCTGCTCATCCGAGCGGCGCGCAGCAATCCCAAGTCGCTGGAACAAAGGGATGTCTTCCATCCGACGCTGCGCGAGATCATCGGCTGGATCAGCATGAATTTCCGCGATCCGTCCTTAAGTTTGGAACAGATCTCGGAGAAGTTCTCGATCAGCAAGTATTATTTGTGCCGTTTGTTTAAGCAGAATACCGGCTATACCTTCACGAGTTATGTCAATCTGCTGCGCATCCGGGAAGCCCAGCGCTTGCTGCGTGAGACCGATGATAAAATCATGACGATCTGCGAGCGTTCCGGATTCGAGAACGTCCATCATTTCTGCCGCGTCTTCAAACAGATCTCTCATGTCTCGCCAATGCAATACCGCAAGGAATATCAGGAAACCCTTAAGGAACACCCAGAACATTCTTCT